One genomic region from Leptolyngbyaceae cyanobacterium JSC-12 encodes:
- a CDS encoding type I secretion system ABC transporter, HlyB family (IMG reference gene:2510096401~PFAM: ABC transporter; ABC transporter transmembrane region; Peptidase C39 family~TIGRFAM: type I secretion system ABC transporter, HlyB family), whose translation MLANDLTTNLPWDTPPLSLLSPEQQVQFKQKVQVRRYSLGEVLWSTEQPGSQLLVVSGKVRLVPEEGQSVLLKPDDWVGDLLELPGAWKARAADKETIVAVWDASLWRGISSTELDRYWISQRVRLQPKTSDAPQPVSGFPFVAGVNSGAACLTMVANHLQNSTQLEWVQRQLRGQRPPEVVDAAEKLGLQLRRVEVDWAGLRRLSLPALMLWQGVSSTSATSNGAMNGTGGTSHWVVVYSMKGDRLIIADPLNPNQTCESIPFSLIEPGWTGELWQVEPIQKQERFNLSWFLPAVWKYRVLLSEVLLASFTLQILGLASPIITQVVIDKVMVQGSLSTLDVMAFALLAVAFFEGILGTLRLFIFTHTARRLDLSLSAQLFRHLMRLPLSYFESRRVGDTVARVQELENIRQFLTGTAMTVVLDAIFAVVYLTIMFYYSPTLTWVSLAVLPLFAALTLISTPILRKWLNETFNRSADSQSFLVETVTGIHSVKAHTAEPVSRERWEGLFARFVRTGFRASTTSNISNNIANFLTNLSSLLILWFGAKLVIEQKLTIGQLVAFQMLSGRMTGPLLRLIQLWQNLQQVLLSVDRIGDILNTAPEAEAGSGLVLPPLKGQVVFDQVFFRYKPNQEPVLRGISFTAEPGMLVGVVGRSGSGKSTLSKMIQRLYPLESGRILIDGFDIRTADLGSLRQQIGVVLQEDFMFNGTIYDNISLGNPDVSPEQVIEAARLAAAHDFISEQPHGYETNIGERGTALSGGQRQRLALARLFLSDAPILLLDEATSALDSETEQQVLQNLQKVTENRTVFLIAHRFAPLKKADLILVLEKGVLVEKGTHDDLLRSKGLYWSLYQRQQAAV comes from the coding sequence ATGCTTGCAAACGACTTAACCACCAACTTGCCCTGGGATACTCCACCACTTAGCCTGTTAAGTCCTGAGCAACAGGTTCAGTTCAAACAAAAGGTTCAAGTTCGGCGATACAGTTTAGGCGAGGTGCTTTGGTCAACTGAGCAACCAGGCAGTCAACTGTTGGTGGTCTCTGGTAAAGTTCGGCTAGTGCCGGAAGAAGGGCAATCTGTTTTACTGAAACCCGATGACTGGGTGGGAGACTTGCTGGAATTGCCAGGAGCCTGGAAAGCCAGAGCCGCAGATAAGGAAACGATTGTTGCTGTGTGGGATGCGAGTTTGTGGCGAGGCATCAGTTCCACCGAGTTAGACCGCTACTGGATCTCGCAACGAGTTCGGCTCCAACCCAAAACCTCAGATGCGCCACAGCCAGTTTCCGGTTTTCCGTTTGTTGCCGGGGTGAATTCAGGTGCTGCCTGTTTAACTATGGTGGCAAACCACTTGCAAAACTCCACGCAACTGGAATGGGTGCAGCGGCAACTTCGAGGGCAACGCCCCCCGGAGGTGGTAGACGCCGCTGAAAAACTGGGATTGCAACTGCGTCGAGTGGAAGTTGATTGGGCGGGGTTACGCCGGTTGAGTTTGCCAGCCTTGATGTTGTGGCAAGGAGTTAGTTCTACTAGTGCAACTTCGAACGGTGCCATGAATGGCACTGGTGGCACCTCGCACTGGGTTGTTGTCTACAGCATGAAGGGCGATCGCCTGATCATTGCCGATCCCCTCAATCCTAACCAAACCTGTGAGAGTATTCCCTTTTCGCTGATTGAACCAGGCTGGACAGGTGAACTGTGGCAAGTTGAACCAATCCAAAAGCAAGAGCGATTTAACCTTAGTTGGTTCCTGCCAGCTGTCTGGAAATATCGAGTCTTATTAAGTGAAGTGCTACTGGCATCCTTCACCCTTCAAATTCTCGGTCTAGCAAGCCCCATCATTACCCAAGTCGTGATCGACAAAGTCATGGTGCAGGGCAGTCTTTCCACCCTGGATGTCATGGCATTTGCCTTACTTGCAGTTGCCTTCTTTGAAGGAATTCTAGGGACGCTCCGCCTGTTTATCTTCACCCATACCGCCCGCCGACTTGATCTCAGCCTCTCTGCTCAGCTTTTCCGCCACTTGATGCGGCTCCCTCTCTCCTACTTTGAATCCCGACGGGTTGGGGATACAGTTGCTCGAGTGCAAGAACTGGAGAATATTCGTCAGTTCTTGACTGGCACCGCCATGACAGTTGTGCTGGATGCCATCTTTGCAGTGGTCTACCTGACCATTATGTTCTACTACAGCCCCACCCTGACCTGGGTATCTCTGGCAGTTTTGCCTCTATTTGCTGCCCTCACGCTGATTTCAACTCCTATTTTGCGCAAATGGCTCAATGAAACGTTCAATCGCAGTGCCGATAGCCAATCCTTCCTGGTAGAAACCGTTACCGGGATTCACTCAGTCAAAGCTCACACTGCAGAACCCGTCTCACGTGAGCGCTGGGAAGGGCTATTTGCACGGTTTGTCCGAACAGGGTTTAGAGCTTCCACCACCTCGAATATCAGCAACAACATCGCTAACTTTCTCACCAACCTTTCCTCACTGCTTATTTTATGGTTTGGGGCCAAGCTCGTGATTGAGCAGAAGCTCACGATTGGTCAGTTGGTAGCATTTCAGATGTTGTCTGGGCGAATGACAGGTCCACTGCTGCGCCTGATCCAGCTCTGGCAAAACTTGCAGCAGGTCTTGCTTTCGGTTGATCGCATTGGTGATATTCTCAACACTGCACCAGAAGCTGAAGCAGGCAGCGGATTAGTGCTACCACCTTTGAAGGGGCAGGTTGTTTTTGACCAGGTCTTTTTCCGCTATAAGCCGAATCAGGAACCCGTCTTACGGGGAATCTCCTTTACTGCAGAACCAGGCATGCTAGTCGGTGTGGTTGGGCGCAGTGGTTCTGGAAAGAGCACTCTCTCTAAAATGATTCAACGTTTATATCCTCTTGAATCTGGGCGAATTCTCATCGACGGATTCGATATTCGCACCGCTGATTTAGGCTCCCTCCGGCAGCAAATCGGGGTGGTTTTACAAGAAGACTTCATGTTTAACGGCACGATCTATGACAACATCAGCCTCGGTAATCCTGATGTCAGTCCAGAGCAGGTAATCGAAGCAGCTCGGCTAGCTGCAGCCCATGATTTCATTAGTGAACAACCTCACGGGTATGAAACCAATATTGGGGAACGGGGAACTGCCCTCTCAGGAGGGCAACGGCAGCGACTTGCACTAGCTCGGCTCTTTCTCTCTGACGCACCCATCCTGCTACTGGACGAAGCTACCAGCGCACTGGATTCTGAAACAGAACAACAAGTGCTGCAAAATTTGCAAAAAGTGACTGAAAACCGCACTGTATTTTTGATTGCACATCGCTTTGCTCCCCTTAAAAAAGCAGACTTAATTTTAGTGCTGGAGAAGGGGGTTTTGGTAGAGAAGGGAACCCATGATGATTTGTTGCGAAGTAAAGGGCTATATTGGTCACTTTATCAACGCCAACAAGCCGCTGTGTAA
- a CDS encoding parvulin-like peptidyl-prolyl isomerase (IMG reference gene:2510096400~PFAM: PPIC-type PPIASE domain) yields MDSKALLIVDEQPLSLRQCLRYLQIAGKLQGFIGDILRQYVLERELETREDLDVNPAIVEQAVVDFRLQNKLTEPQAFQEWLAKNGSNYELFHNQISSSFKLEKLKTQIAEARLQEHFIERKLMLDRVVLSRIVVESKELAEELYTQITEGASFERLAQEYSKSDERIANGMMGPVSRGTMPDILRAAIDSVNPGELVGPMQVENYWAIFRVEQFLPATLEDNQLKLAMQNELFDRWIAEKIQTMTVKLQVTE; encoded by the coding sequence ATGGATTCAAAAGCACTGTTGATTGTTGATGAACAACCCCTTTCTCTCAGACAATGCCTGAGATACCTGCAAATAGCAGGCAAACTCCAAGGGTTCATTGGTGATATTCTGCGCCAATACGTACTAGAGCGGGAATTGGAAACCCGAGAAGATTTAGATGTTAATCCAGCGATCGTGGAACAGGCAGTGGTTGACTTCCGCCTACAAAACAAGCTAACTGAGCCTCAAGCTTTTCAGGAGTGGTTAGCGAAAAATGGCAGCAACTACGAACTTTTCCATAATCAGATCAGCAGCAGCTTTAAACTAGAAAAGCTGAAAACACAGATTGCCGAAGCCCGTCTGCAAGAACATTTTATTGAACGCAAGCTCATGCTTGATCGCGTTGTGTTATCTCGGATTGTGGTGGAAAGCAAAGAATTGGCAGAAGAGCTATACACCCAGATTACTGAAGGGGCAAGCTTTGAGCGGCTGGCTCAGGAATACTCCAAATCAGATGAGCGTATCGCTAATGGCATGATGGGTCCGGTTAGCCGTGGCACGATGCCAGACATCCTAAGAGCAGCGATCGACTCGGTTAATCCAGGAGAACTTGTTGGTCCCATGCAGGTTGAGAACTACTGGGCAATTTTCCGGGTTGAGCAATTCCTCCCCGCTACTCTGGAGGACAACCAACTGAAACTAGCGATGCAAAACGAACTCTTTGACCGCTGGATCGCCGAAAAAATTCAAACTATGACCGTGAAACTACAAGTCACTGAATAG